In the Nocardioides panaciterrulae genome, GCTTCCGCGGGCGTGGTCGCCACGGCCGCGGCACCGGCGACCGCGAGGGCCAGGGCGGCCAGGAGACGGGTCCTTCGGTACGTCCGCCTCACCCCCCTCTCAGACGTGGGCCTCTCGGGCGTGGACTTCTCGGGCGTGGACTGCTCAGGCGTGGGTGGCGTGCTCGTGGTCGGCGTGCGAGGCGGGCTCGAACTGGATCGTCGAGTGCTCGACGTCGAAGTCGGTGTCCAGGACGTGCTGCAGCTCGTCGAGCATCGGGCCGAGGTGGCCGTCGAGGAAGCAGGAGTCGTCGACGACGACATGGGCGGTGAGCACCGGAAGCCCGGTCGCGACCTGGCTGGCGTGCAGGTCGTGCACGTCGTGGACGTGGGCCAGGGAGAGCATCCGCTGCCGCACCTCGGTCAGCTCGAGTCCCTTGGGCGTCGACTCCAGCAGCACGTCCACACTGTCGCGCAGCAGCCGCACCGTCCGGGGGATGATCAGCACGCCGATCACCAACGAGGCGACCGCGTCGGCGCGCAGCCAGCCGGTGAGGGCGATGACGGCCGCGGCCAGCAGCACGGCGACCGAGCCGAGTGCGTCGTTGAGCACCTCGAGGAAGGCCGCGCGCATGTTCAGGTCGGCGCCGCGGCCTCCCAGCAGCACCACGAGGCTGATCAGGTTGCCGACCAGCCCGACGACGCCGAAGACGACCATCGCCGTGGGCGCGACCTCGGGCGGGGCCAGGAGCCGCTTGACGCCCTCGACCAGCACGAACAGCCCGACGGTGAGGAGTACGGCGGCCTGCGCGGCGGCGGCCAGCACCTCGGCCCGCCGGTAGCCCCAGGTCCGCTCGTCGGTGGCGGGCCGGCGGGCGAGCGCGGCCGCGAGCACCGCCATCGTCAGGCCGGCGACGTCGGTGAGCATGTGCCCGGCATCCGCGAGCAGCGCGAGGCTCCCGGAGACGACCGCCCCGACGACCTCGACCACCAGCACGGTGATCGTGATGGCGAGGACGGTGACCAGGCGGCCCCGGTGATCGGCGAGGCCGACGCTCCCGTGGTCGTGGCCGGCGCCCATGGGCGACTCCTTCGGCACTCAGGATCCGTTGGCGGAGGCGGACGGGAATCGAACCCGCCGGACCCGGATACCGGGCCCCTACGGTTTTGAGGACCGCGCCCGTCACCAGACGAGAAACGCCTCCGCGGAGAAACCTAGCGGGTGCGGGGGAGCGCCGTAGGGTCGCCCGTCCCGACGGCGCGCCGACATAGTTCTGCCCGGGCTCTGCGTGGGTCTCTGCGCGGGGTTTCTGCGCGGGCGCAGACAAATCTCGACCCGGTCGGGTTTGGATCGCCGTGGTGTGGTTACGGTGAGAACCAGCAGCCCGGACATCGGCCCGGCTGGATCGGACGGAGGACTGACCAGGTGGGTGTCAAGACGTTCATCGGTTCCTGGCCGTTGGTTCGCCAGGCCACCGGCGAGGACCGGTTGGGCCGCGGCAGCGCGGCGATGTCCCCCCGCAGCGAGCACCTCTCGCCCCGGACGGTCGAGGCCGACAAGGTCGTGGACTCCGTCTGCCCGTTCTGCGCCGTGGGCTGCGCGCAGAAGGTCTACGTCAAGGACGGCCAGGTCACCCAGATCGAGGGCAACCCGGCCAGCCCGATCTCGCGCGGCCGGCTGTGCCCCAAGGGCAGCGCCAGCAAGCAGCTGGTCACCTCGCCGACCCGCGTCACCAAGGTCCGCTACCGGCGCCCGCACGGCACCGAGTGGGAGGACCTCGAGCTCGACACCGCGATGGACATGATCGCGGACCGCGTCATCGAGACCCGCAAGCAGTTCTGGGAGTGGGAGGACGACCAAGGCCGTCGTACCCGCCGGACCACTGGCATCGCCAGCCTCGGAGGAGCGACCCTCGACAACGAGGAGAACTACCTCATGAAGAAGCTCTACACGGCGATGGGTGCGATCCAGATCGAGAACCAGGCCCGTATTTGACACTCCTCCACGGTTCCCGGTCTGGGAACCTCGTTCGGCCGTGGTGGTGCCACCAGCTTCCTCCAGGACCTGCAGAACGCTGACTGCATCCTGATCGAGGGCTCCAACATGGCGGAGGCCCACCCCGTGGGCTTCCAGTGGGTGATGGAGGCCAAGCGCCGCGGCGCCACGATCATCCACGTCGACCCGCGGTTCACCCGGACCTCGGCGGTGGCGGACCTGCACGTCCCGATCCGGGCCGGGTCCGACATCGCGTTCCTGGGTGCCCTGATCAACCACGTGCTCAGCAACGACCTCGACTTCCGTGAGTACGTCGTGGCGTACACCAACGCGGCCTCGATCGTCGATGAGGACTTCCAGGACACCGAGGAGCTCGACGGGCTGTTCTCCGGGTTCGACTCCGAGCGCAACCACTACGACCCGAAGACCTGGCAGTACGAAGGGGCCAAGGCCGCGCCGTCGGCCGGCCAGCGAGACCCCGCCCAGGACGCCGGCCCGGACGAGGAGCCGGACCCGGGGGCCGAACAGGACAACCACAAGTCGGCGCACGAGGCGGCGAAGTCGGAGTCGCACGGCTCCGGCGGCCCCGCCCTGGCCAACAAGCCGATCCGCGACGAGACCCTGCAGCACCCGCGGTGCGTCTTCCAGATCCTCAAGCGCCACTTCGCCCGCTACACCCCCGAGATGGTGCAGGAGGTGTGCGGCATCAGCCCCGAGCAGTTCCGGGCGGTCGCCGACGCGCTGACCTCCAACAGCGGCCGGGAGCGCACCGGTGCGTTCTGCTACGCCGTGGGCTGGACCCACCACACCGTCGGCGCGCAGATGATCCGCTCCGCCGCGATCCTGCAGACGCTGCTGGGCAACATCGGCCGGCCGGGCGGCGGCATCATGGCGCTGCGCGGGCACGCCAGCATCCAGGGCTCGACCGACATCCCGACGCTGTTCAACATCCTGCCGGGCTACCTGCCGATGCCCCATGCGGGAATGCACCACGACCTCGAGGAGTACGTCGCCTCCGACGCCGGCGCGACCGGCTTCTGGGGGAACATGAAGTCGTACATGGTCAGCCTGCTGAAGTCCTACTGGGGCGACGCGGCCACGCCGGAGAACGAGTTCTGCTTCGACTACCTGCCGCGGCTGACCGGCGACGCGTCGACGTACACCACGGTGAAGTCGATGATCGACGGCGGCTGCAAGGGCTACTTCGTGGTCGGGGAGAACCCGGCGGTGGGCTCGGCCAACGGCAAGATGCAGCGGCTCGGCATGGCCAACCTCGACTGGCTGGTGGTCCGGGATCTGCAGATGATCGAGTCGGCGACGTTCTGGAAGGACGGCCCCGAGATCGAGACCGGGGAACTGGTCACCGAGGAGATCGGCACCGAGATCTTCTTCCTCCCCGCGGCCTCGCACGTGGAGAAGGCGGGCTCGTTCACCCAGACCCAGCGGATGCTCCAGTGGCGCGACAAGGCCGTCGAGCCGCCGGGGGACTGCCGCAGCGAGCTGGACTTCTACCACGAGCTGGGCAAGCGGATCCGGGCGAAGCTGGCGGGCTCCACCGACGAGATGGACCGGCCGCTGCTCGACCTGGTCTGGGACTACCCGATGACCGAGGACGGGGAGACCGACGGCCACGCGGTGCTGCGCGAGATCAACGGCACCGGGCCGGACGGCAGCGCGCTGTCGGCGTACACCGAGCTCAAGGACGACGGGTCCACGGCCTGCGGCTGCTGGATCTACTGCGGGGTCTACGCCGACGAGGTCAACCAGGCCCGGCGCCGCAAGCCGCACTGGGAGCAGGACTACGTGGCCTCCGAGTGGGGGTGGGTGTGGCCGGCGAACCGCCGGATCATCTACAACCGCGCCTCGGCGGCCCCGGACGGCACCCCGTGGAGCGAGCGGAAGAAGTACGTCTGGTGGGACGCGGAGGCCGGCAAGTGGACCGGTTCCGACGTGCCCGACTTCATCGTGGACCGTCCTCCGGACTACGTGCCGCCGGACGACGCCCGGGGCCCCGACGCGATCGGCGGCAAGGACCCGTTCGTCATGCAGACCGACGGCAAGGCGTGGCTCTACGCGCCGCTGGGGGTGGCCGACGGCCCGCTGCCCACGCACTACGAGCCGCCGGAGTCGCCGGTGCGCAACCCGCTCTACGGGCAGCAGAACAACCCCTCGCGGCGCAAGCTGTCCGATGCGTCGAACCCGATCAACCCCAGCTTCAGCGAGGTGTTCCCGTACGTGTTCACCAGCTACCGGCTGACCGAGCACCACACCGCGGGCGGCATGAGCCGGACCCTGCCGTACCTCACCGAGCTGCAGCCCGAGCCGTTCTGCGAGGTCTCGCCGCGGCTGGCGGCCGAGCGCGGGCTCGAGCACGGCGGCTGGGCGACGATCGTGACCGGTCGCACGGCGATCGAGGCGCGGGTGCTGGTGACCGAGCGGCTGCGCTCGCTGCGGCTGGGCGACCAGTGGGTCGAGCAGGTCGGCCTGCCGTACCACTGGGGGCGCAACGGCATCACGCAGGGCGACTCGCCCAACGACCTGGTCAACGTGACGATGGACCCCAACGTCTACATCCAGGACAAGGTGGGCACCTGTGACATCCGGCCGGGCCGGCGTCCGCGCGGGCCGGCGCTCACGACGTACGTCGAGGACTACCGGCGGCGTGCAGGCATCGACATGACCGATCCGACCGACGGAGGGACCGACCGGTGACCAGCTCCCTCGACCGCTCGTTGTGGGGTCCGCTGGACGACGTCCAGCGCGACGCCGGCTACGACGCGCACCCGCCCCGGATGGGGTTCTTCACCGACACCTCGGTCTGCATCGGCTGCAAGGCCTGCGAGGTGGCGTGCAAGGAGTGGAACGACGTCCCCGAGGACGGCTACCTGCTCACCGGCATGTCCTACGACAACACCGAGGCGCTCGGCGCGAGCACCTGGCGGCACGTGGCGTTCGTCGAGCAGCCTGTCACCGCACCGGCCGGCGGCGGCGCGGCCACCGAGCTGGGCATGCCCGGCATGGGCCCGCCGGCCCCGGCCGGCGACGACCAGGCGACCGCGTCGGGTGCGGACGGCGTGCGCTGGCTGATGTCCTCGGACGTGTGCAAGCACTGCACCCACGCCGCCTGCCTCGACGTGTGTCCCACCGGTGCGCTGTTCCGGACCGAGTTCGGCACCGTGGTCGTGCAGCCCGACGTCTGCAACGGGTGCGGCTACTGCGTCTCGGCGTGCCCCTACGGCGTGATCGACCTGCGCAAGGAGGACGGTCGGGCGTTCAAGTGCACGCTGTGCTACGACCGGCTCAAGGTGGGGGAGTCCCCGGCCTGTGCGAAGGCGTGCCCCACGGAGTCGATCCAGTTCGGCGAGCTGAGCGAGCTGCGCGAGCGTGCCGACCAGCGGGTCGCGGAGCTGCACGCCAAGGGCGTCGACGTGGCCCGCCTCTACGGCGCGGACCCGAACGACGGCGTCGGCGGCGACGGGGCGTTCTTCCTGCTGCTCGACGAGCCGGAGGTCTACGGCCTGCCGCCCGACCCCGTGGTCACCACCCGGGACCTCGGGTCGATCTGGAAGCACGTCGGAGCGGCGGCGGCCACCCTCGTCGGGGTCGGGGTCGCGTCGTTCCTCGGGAGGAAGAAGTGAGGCGCCGATGAGCCCGCGCGGTGGAGGCGGCGGTGGCCGCGGCGAGACGCCGATGGTGCCGGAGGCGGAGTTCGAGTCCTACTACGGGCGCCAGATCCTCA is a window encoding:
- a CDS encoding 4Fe-4S dicluster domain-containing protein translates to MTSSLDRSLWGPLDDVQRDAGYDAHPPRMGFFTDTSVCIGCKACEVACKEWNDVPEDGYLLTGMSYDNTEALGASTWRHVAFVEQPVTAPAGGGAATELGMPGMGPPAPAGDDQATASGADGVRWLMSSDVCKHCTHAACLDVCPTGALFRTEFGTVVVQPDVCNGCGYCVSACPYGVIDLRKEDGRAFKCTLCYDRLKVGESPACAKACPTESIQFGELSELRERADQRVAELHAKGVDVARLYGADPNDGVGGDGAFFLLLDEPEVYGLPPDPVVTTRDLGSIWKHVGAAAATLVGVGVASFLGRKK
- a CDS encoding cation diffusion facilitator family transporter, with protein sequence MGAGHDHGSVGLADHRGRLVTVLAITITVLVVEVVGAVVSGSLALLADAGHMLTDVAGLTMAVLAAALARRPATDERTWGYRRAEVLAAAAQAAVLLTVGLFVLVEGVKRLLAPPEVAPTAMVVFGVVGLVGNLISLVVLLGGRGADLNMRAAFLEVLNDALGSVAVLLAAAVIALTGWLRADAVASLVIGVLIIPRTVRLLRDSVDVLLESTPKGLELTEVRQRMLSLAHVHDVHDLHASQVATGLPVLTAHVVVDDSCFLDGHLGPMLDELQHVLDTDFDVEHSTIQFEPASHADHEHATHA
- the fdh gene encoding formate dehydrogenase, with amino-acid sequence MGVKTFIGSWPLVRQATGEDRLGRGSAAMSPRSEHLSPRTVEADKVVDSVCPFCAVGCAQKVYVKDGQVTQIEGNPASPISRGRLCPKGSASKQLVTSPTRVTKVRYRRPHGTEWEDLELDTAMDMIADRVIETRKQFWEWEDDQGRRTRRTTGIASLGGATLDNEENYLMKKLYTAMGAIQIENQARIUHSSTVPGLGTSFGRGGATSFLQDLQNADCILIEGSNMAEAHPVGFQWVMEAKRRGATIIHVDPRFTRTSAVADLHVPIRAGSDIAFLGALINHVLSNDLDFREYVVAYTNAASIVDEDFQDTEELDGLFSGFDSERNHYDPKTWQYEGAKAAPSAGQRDPAQDAGPDEEPDPGAEQDNHKSAHEAAKSESHGSGGPALANKPIRDETLQHPRCVFQILKRHFARYTPEMVQEVCGISPEQFRAVADALTSNSGRERTGAFCYAVGWTHHTVGAQMIRSAAILQTLLGNIGRPGGGIMALRGHASIQGSTDIPTLFNILPGYLPMPHAGMHHDLEEYVASDAGATGFWGNMKSYMVSLLKSYWGDAATPENEFCFDYLPRLTGDASTYTTVKSMIDGGCKGYFVVGENPAVGSANGKMQRLGMANLDWLVVRDLQMIESATFWKDGPEIETGELVTEEIGTEIFFLPAASHVEKAGSFTQTQRMLQWRDKAVEPPGDCRSELDFYHELGKRIRAKLAGSTDEMDRPLLDLVWDYPMTEDGETDGHAVLREINGTGPDGSALSAYTELKDDGSTACGCWIYCGVYADEVNQARRRKPHWEQDYVASEWGWVWPANRRIIYNRASAAPDGTPWSERKKYVWWDAEAGKWTGSDVPDFIVDRPPDYVPPDDARGPDAIGGKDPFVMQTDGKAWLYAPLGVADGPLPTHYEPPESPVRNPLYGQQNNPSRRKLSDASNPINPSFSEVFPYVFTSYRLTEHHTAGGMSRTLPYLTELQPEPFCEVSPRLAAERGLEHGGWATIVTGRTAIEARVLVTERLRSLRLGDQWVEQVGLPYHWGRNGITQGDSPNDLVNVTMDPNVYIQDKVGTCDIRPGRRPRGPALTTYVEDYRRRAGIDMTDPTDGGTDR